A window from Gossypium raimondii isolate GPD5lz chromosome 7, ASM2569854v1, whole genome shotgun sequence encodes these proteins:
- the LOC105791993 gene encoding uncharacterized protein LOC105791993 isoform X1, which produces MATTPSITELFAQLALHLQLPINARENEEETLNLSISKLNQSLNLDENPNSELRVLDTALSLMCFKSPQVIDSLIEYLVKTIISVLSSSVTFKVSRLQNEEFLLMDSSNLGLHCVELVEMFNNIHAKIQGKGLFSHLLLRAVLRVAVLASCYLSSSPHKPILVESIEGRSAAVSKLHCHLPAELSLENEELPLRLFFWYLDPLTLKQAVSKILQDTRERPFLCLSEEFHQRMDWRAIIICLALSPVMFIETRALLHNWFLRTGLAFVLDLLAGLVVAILDVISRPTWWGLSVEMGSKLPFSNAYFPNKNHLLRILVGAFSVENFIHLVHATSELVSLGGEQLCPAIKSTAVAVQSIDHRSLWALAIDFPDWFYFASVLLFSEKTPQKNFQAKCSLSPKVGEVHDKESLSTFAARYIAWILSPTSKTNQDFLVDFLTKISLSWGLKQFDLTMHNKEGATSKKKLKKPKVHNKMEDYAQAKEYDCQMIGIWLNETEKMYLEYGSNTTINGSASADSNAFCVLNLQQNVLLRRILLGVLIGCPSCITENGCGLLLHYAATGKILQPRETMHAGLRHIKHKSEREDLTTWIDKCSEKDVLAGACLVFGLTDALDSISASFFETEESGIDFIYQVKVKAGKYLMKCINRLCQLNNEKGVSTLRDVHNRLERWRHQGREILLVQTDVDDIINYLNQKIVKSSK; this is translated from the exons ATGGCGACGACGCCATCAATCACCGAACTCTTCGCTCAACTCGCTCTTCACCTCCAATTACCGATCAACGCACGCGAAAACGAAGAGGAAACTCTCAATCTCTCGATTTCGAAGCTAAACCAATCTCTCAACCTCGATGAAAACCCTAATTCTGAGCTTAGGGTTTTGGATACCGCTCTATCTCTTATGTGTTTCAAGTCGCCCCAG GTTATTGATTCGCTGATCGAGTATTTAGTGAAGACGATCATCAGCGTTTTGTCATCTTCGGTTACTTTCAAGGTTTCGCGGCTTCAAAATGAAGAGTTTTTGCTTATGGATAGCTCAAATTTGGGTCTACATTGCGTGGAATTGGTTGAAATGTTTAACAACATTCACGCAAAGATACAAGGAAAAG GGTTATTTTCTCATTTGCTGTTACGAGCTGTTTTAAGGGTCGCGGTTTTGGCATCTTGCTATCTGTCTTCATCCCCGCATAAACCTATTCTTGTAGAATCAATTGAAGGAAGAAGTGCTGCTGTTTCCAAGTTGCATTGTCATTTACCTGCTGAACTGTCCCTCGAAAACGAGGAACTACCATTGAG GTTGTTCTTCTGGTATCTGGACCCCCTAACTCTAAAGCAAGCTGTTTCAAAGATATTACAAGATACCAGAGAAAGGCCTTTCCTTTGTTTGAGTGAGGAATTTCACCAGAGAATGGATTGGCGTGCCATCATAATATGCTTGGCACTTTCTCCTGTTATGTTTATCGAGACCAGAGCTCTATTGCATAACTGGTTTCTTAGAAC GGGTCTGGCTTTTGTACTAGATCTTCTGGCTGGACTAGTGGTAGCAATTTTGGATGTAATTTCCAGACCAACATGGTGGGGCTTATCTGTGGAAATGGGATCTAAGCTACCattttctaatgcatatttccCAAATAAGAACCATTTATTGAGGATTTTAGTTGGAGCCTTCTCTGTTGAAAACTTTATACATCTAGTGCATGCCACCAGTGAACTAGTATCTCTTGGTGGGGAACAACTGTGTCCAGCTATCAAGTCGACAGCAGTGGCAGTTCAGAGCATAGATCACAGATCTCTCTG GGCTTTGGCAATAGACTTTCCTGATTGGTTCTATTTTGCTTCTGTTTTACTCTTCTCTGAGAAAACTCCCCAGAAGAATTTTCAAGCTAAATGCTCATTATCACCCAAAGTTGGAGAAGTACATGATAAGGAATCATTGTCTACGTTTGCTGCAAGGTATATTGCCTGGATTCTGAGTCCCACTAGTAAAACTAATCAGGattttttagttgattttttgaCTAAAATATCTCTGTCTTGGGGTCTGAAACAATTCGACTTAACTATGCACAACAAAGAAGGAGCTACAAGCAAGAAGAAACTTAAGAAACCAAAAGTTCATAACAAGATGGAGGATTATGCTCAGGCAAAAGAGTATGATTGTCAAATGATTGGGATCTGGCTCAATGAAACTGAAAAAATGTACCTTGAGTATGGTAGTAATACAACCATCAATGGTTCTGCATCTGCTGATTCAAATGCATTCTGTGTTCTTAACCTGCAGCAAAATGTTCTTTTAAGGAGAATCCTATTAGGCGTATTGATTGGTTGCCCCAGTTGTATCACTGAGAATGGATGTGGACTTCTGCTGCACTATGCTGCAACAGGGAAAATACTTCAGCCAAGGGAAACTATGCACGCCGGACTAAGACATATAAAACATAAGTCTGAAAGGGAGGACTTAACTACCTGGATTGACAAATGTAGTGAAAAAGATGTTTTAGCAGGTGCCTGTCTTGTTTTTGGCTTGACAGATGCTCTTGATAGTATATCTGCTTCATTTTTCGAGACTGAAGAGAGTGGGATAGATTTTATTTACCAGGTGAAAGTAAAGGCTGGGAAGTATTTAATGAAGTGCATCAATAGACTATGCCAGCTTAACAATGAAAAAGGAGTTTCGACGTTAAGGGACGTACATAATAGATTGGAGCGATGGAGGCATCAAGGGCGGGAAATATTACTAGTTCAGACAGATGTAGATGATATCATCAATTACTTGAATCAGAAAATCGTCAAGTCAAGTAAATAG
- the LOC105791993 gene encoding uncharacterized protein LOC105791993 isoform X2, whose translation MATTPSITELFAQLALHLQLPINARENEEETLNLSISKLNQSLNLDENPNSELRVLDTALSLMCFKSPQVIDSLIEYLVKTIISVLSSSVTFKVSRLQNEEFLLMDSSNLGLHCVELVEMFNNIHAKIQGKGLFSHLLLRAVLRVAVLASCYLSSSPHKPILVESIEGRSAAVSKLHCHLPAELSLENEELPLRLFFWYLDPLTLKQAVSKILQDTRERPFLCLSEEFHQRMDWRAIIICLALSPVMFIETRALLHNWFLRTGLAFVLDLLAGLVVAILDVISRPTWWGLSVEMGSKLPFSNAYFPNKNHLLRILVGAFSVENFIHLVHATSELVSLGGEQLCPAIKSTAVAVQSIDHRSLWALAIDFPDWFYFASVLLFSEKTPQKNFQAKCSLSPKVGEVHDKESLSTFAARSYKQEET comes from the exons ATGGCGACGACGCCATCAATCACCGAACTCTTCGCTCAACTCGCTCTTCACCTCCAATTACCGATCAACGCACGCGAAAACGAAGAGGAAACTCTCAATCTCTCGATTTCGAAGCTAAACCAATCTCTCAACCTCGATGAAAACCCTAATTCTGAGCTTAGGGTTTTGGATACCGCTCTATCTCTTATGTGTTTCAAGTCGCCCCAG GTTATTGATTCGCTGATCGAGTATTTAGTGAAGACGATCATCAGCGTTTTGTCATCTTCGGTTACTTTCAAGGTTTCGCGGCTTCAAAATGAAGAGTTTTTGCTTATGGATAGCTCAAATTTGGGTCTACATTGCGTGGAATTGGTTGAAATGTTTAACAACATTCACGCAAAGATACAAGGAAAAG GGTTATTTTCTCATTTGCTGTTACGAGCTGTTTTAAGGGTCGCGGTTTTGGCATCTTGCTATCTGTCTTCATCCCCGCATAAACCTATTCTTGTAGAATCAATTGAAGGAAGAAGTGCTGCTGTTTCCAAGTTGCATTGTCATTTACCTGCTGAACTGTCCCTCGAAAACGAGGAACTACCATTGAG GTTGTTCTTCTGGTATCTGGACCCCCTAACTCTAAAGCAAGCTGTTTCAAAGATATTACAAGATACCAGAGAAAGGCCTTTCCTTTGTTTGAGTGAGGAATTTCACCAGAGAATGGATTGGCGTGCCATCATAATATGCTTGGCACTTTCTCCTGTTATGTTTATCGAGACCAGAGCTCTATTGCATAACTGGTTTCTTAGAAC GGGTCTGGCTTTTGTACTAGATCTTCTGGCTGGACTAGTGGTAGCAATTTTGGATGTAATTTCCAGACCAACATGGTGGGGCTTATCTGTGGAAATGGGATCTAAGCTACCattttctaatgcatatttccCAAATAAGAACCATTTATTGAGGATTTTAGTTGGAGCCTTCTCTGTTGAAAACTTTATACATCTAGTGCATGCCACCAGTGAACTAGTATCTCTTGGTGGGGAACAACTGTGTCCAGCTATCAAGTCGACAGCAGTGGCAGTTCAGAGCATAGATCACAGATCTCTCTG GGCTTTGGCAATAGACTTTCCTGATTGGTTCTATTTTGCTTCTGTTTTACTCTTCTCTGAGAAAACTCCCCAGAAGAATTTTCAAGCTAAATGCTCATTATCACCCAAAGTTGGAGAAGTACATGATAAGGAATCATTGTCTACGTTTGCTGCAAG GAGCTACAAGCAAGAAGAAACTTAA
- the LOC105792069 gene encoding probable polyamine oxidase 5 codes for MAKKPRIVIIGAGMAGLTAANKLYTSSNDLFELFVVEGGTRIGGRINTSEFYSDRVEMGATWIHGIKGSPVHQIAQQINALQGSDKPWECMDGLLDEPKTIAEGGFELNGSMIEPISTLFKNLMDFAQGNEASKWCSMSRRLGNKSIGSFLRKGLDVFWDSCKDHEELKGYGKWSRELLEEAIFAMYENTQRTYTSAGDLFSLDYEAESEYRMFPGEEITIGNGYSSIIEYLASVLPRDVIQLDRKVAKIEWDRCDSRPVKIHFLDGSFVLADHVIVTVSLGVLKAGICNDPGLFSPPLPSFKTDAISRLGYGVVNKLFLRLNGNRKPEELPSLQMVFHRSDSELRHKKIPWWMRRTATLSPIYNNASVFLSWFAGKEALELERLSNEEIIKAVTTTVSSLLSEPHNEIMSDSNSNGFEVSFVDVLKSKWGSDPLFLGSYSYVAVGSCGADFDTMAEPLPTDVYHHHPLQILFAGEATHRTHYSTTHGAYFSGIREANRLLQHYHCVGV; via the coding sequence ATGGCTAAGAAGCCGAGAATTGTGATAATTGGAGCAGGAATGGCTGGTCTTACAGCAGCCAACAAGCTTTACACTAGTTCAAATGACTTGTTTGAACTATTTGTTGTTGAAGGTGGTACTAGAATTGGGGGAAGGATCAATACATCAGAGTTTTATAGTGATAGAGTTGAAATGGGTGCTACTTGGATTCATGGAATAAAAGGTAGCCCAGTTCATCAAATTGCTCAACAAATCAATGCATTACAAGGGTCTGATAAGCCATGGGAGTGTATGGATGGGTTACTTGATGAACCAAAGACCATTGCTGAAGGTGGGTTCGAGCTAAATGGCTCTATGATTGAACCCATATCGACACTTTTTAAGAACTTGATGGATTTTGCTCAAGGCAATGAAGCATCCAAATGGTGTTCGATGAGTCGTCGCTTAGGTAACAAAAGTATTGGttcttttttaagaaaaggCCTTGATGTGTTTTGGGATTCTTGTAAAGACCATGAAGAGCTTAAAGGGTATGGTAAATGGAGTAGAGAGTTGCTTGAAGAAGCCATTTTTGCAATGTATGAGAACACACAAAGGACTTATACATCAGCTGGTGATCTTTTCAGTTTAGATTATGAAGCAGAAAGTGAGTACCGTATGTTTCCTGGTGAAGAAATCACTATTGGTAACGGATATTCCAGTATAATCGAATACCTCGCGTCGGTACTCCCACGGGACGTAATCCAATTAGACCGAAAAGTCGCTAAAATCGAATGGGATCGTTGTGATTCGAGGCCTGTGAAGATACACTTCTTGGATGGATCTTTTGTGTTAGCTGATCATGTTATTGTCACAGTTTCGTTAGGGGTTTTAAAAGCTGGTATTTGTAATGATCCAGGTTTGTTTAGTCCTCCACTTCCTTCTTTCAAAACAGATGCTATATCAAGACTTGGATATGGTGTTGTTAACAAGCTGTTTCTCCGATTAAACGGTAATCGAAAACCCGAAGAGCTCCCTTCCTTGCAAATGGTGTTTCATCGTTCGGATTCCGAGTTAAGGCATAAAAAGATCCCATGGTGGATGAGAAGGACAGCTACTTTATCCCCTATTTACAACAATGCAAGTGTGTTCCTATCTTGGTTTGCAGGGAAAGAAGCTCTTGAACTCGAAAGACTTAGTAACGAAGAGATTATAAAGGCGGTAACAACGACAGTTTCGAGTTTATTATCGGAACCCCATAATGAAATCATGTCTGATAGCAACTCCAATGGATTTGAAGTGAGCTTTGTTGATGTATTGAAGAGCAAATGGGGGAGTGATCCATTGTTCTTAGGGTCTTACAGTTATGTTGCTGTTGGATCGTGTGGTGCTGATTTTGACACCATGGCTGAACCATTACCTACTGATGTGTATCATCATCATCCACTTCAAATTTTGTTTGCTGGGGAAGCTACACATAGAACTCACTATTCCACAACTCATGGAGCTTACTTTAGTGGTATTAGGGAAGCCAATAGGCTTCTTCAACATTATCATTGTGTTGGGGTTTAa